A genomic stretch from Enterobacter dykesii includes:
- the narH gene encoding nitrate reductase subunit beta, whose product MKIRSQVGMVLNLDKCIGCHTCSVTCKNVWTSREGMEYAWFNNVESKPGTGFPTDWENQEKWKGGWIRKINGKLQPRMGNRAMLLGKIFANPHLPGIDDYYEPFDYDYQNLHNAPESKHQPIARPRSLITGQRMDKITSGPNWEEILGGEFEKRAKDQNFENMQKAMYGQFENTFMMYLPRLCEHCLNPACVATCPSGAIYKREEDGIVLIDQDKCRGWRMCITGCPYKKIYFNWKSGKSEKCIFCYPRIEAGMPTVCSESCVGRIRYLGVLLYDADAIENAASTEHEKDLYQRQLDVFLDPNDPKVIEQALKDGVPQSVIDAAQQSPVYKMAMDWKLALPLHPEYRTLPMVWYVPPLSPIQSAADAGELGSNGILPDVESLRIPVQYLANLLTAGDTQPVLLALKRMLAMRHFKRAETVDGVTDTRALEEVGLTEAQAQEMYRYLAIANYEDRFVVPSSHRELAREAFPEKNGCGFTFGDGCHGSDSKFNLFNSRRIDAMDVTSKTEPHQ is encoded by the coding sequence ATGAAAATTCGTTCACAAGTCGGCATGGTGCTGAATCTGGATAAATGCATCGGCTGCCATACCTGCTCGGTCACCTGTAAAAACGTCTGGACCAGCCGCGAAGGTATGGAGTACGCCTGGTTCAACAACGTGGAAAGCAAGCCGGGCACCGGCTTCCCGACCGACTGGGAAAACCAGGAGAAGTGGAAGGGCGGCTGGATCCGTAAAATCAACGGCAAGCTGCAGCCGCGCATGGGTAACCGCGCGATGCTGCTGGGTAAAATCTTCGCTAACCCGCACCTGCCGGGCATCGACGATTACTACGAGCCGTTTGACTACGACTACCAGAACCTGCACAACGCGCCGGAAAGCAAGCACCAGCCGATCGCCCGTCCTCGCTCGCTGATCACCGGTCAGCGCATGGACAAAATTACCAGCGGTCCAAACTGGGAAGAGATTCTGGGCGGCGAGTTCGAGAAGCGCGCCAAAGACCAGAACTTCGAGAACATGCAGAAGGCGATGTACGGTCAGTTCGAAAATACCTTCATGATGTATCTGCCGCGCCTGTGCGAGCACTGTCTCAACCCGGCGTGCGTGGCGACCTGCCCAAGCGGCGCCATCTACAAGCGTGAAGAAGACGGCATCGTGCTGATCGACCAGGACAAGTGCCGCGGTTGGCGTATGTGCATCACCGGCTGCCCGTACAAAAAGATCTACTTCAACTGGAAGAGCGGCAAGTCTGAGAAGTGCATCTTCTGCTACCCGCGTATTGAAGCCGGAATGCCGACCGTCTGCTCAGAAAGCTGCGTAGGCCGTATTCGCTACCTCGGCGTGCTGCTGTATGACGCGGACGCGATTGAAAACGCCGCCAGCACCGAGCACGAGAAGGATCTGTATCAGCGTCAGCTGGACGTGTTCCTCGATCCGAACGATCCGAAGGTGATTGAGCAGGCGCTGAAGGACGGCGTGCCGCAGAGCGTGATTGACGCGGCGCAGCAGTCACCGGTGTACAAAATGGCAATGGACTGGAAGCTCGCGCTGCCGCTGCACCCGGAATACCGTACCCTGCCGATGGTCTGGTACGTACCGCCGCTGTCGCCGATTCAGTCCGCGGCTGATGCGGGCGAACTGGGCAGCAACGGCATCCTGCCGGACGTTGAAAGCCTGCGCATTCCGGTTCAGTACCTGGCGAACCTGTTGACCGCCGGGGATACCCAGCCGGTACTGCTCGCGCTTAAGCGTATGCTGGCGATGCGTCACTTCAAACGTGCGGAAACCGTAGACGGCGTGACCGATACCCGCGCGCTGGAAGAGGTCGGTCTGACCGAAGCGCAGGCGCAGGAGATGTACCGCTATCTGGCGATTGCCAACTACGAAGACCGTTTCGTGGTGCCGAGCAGCCACCGTGAGCTGGCGCGGGAAGCCTTCCCGGAAAAAAATGGCTGTGGCTTTACCTTTGGCGACGGTTGCCACGGGTCAGACAGCAAATTTAACCTGTTCAACAGCCGCCGCATCGATGCCATGGATGTGACCAGCAAAACGGAGCCGCACCAATGA
- the narJ gene encoding nitrate reductase molybdenum cofactor assembly chaperone → MIELVIVSRLLEYPDAALAQHQQELFDALASSENLDKDDAQRLGVFLRDLLARDLLDAQSDYSQLFDRGRATSLLLFEHVHGESRDRGQAMVDLMAQYEQHGLQLDSRELPDHLPLYLEYLAQLPKEEALGGLQDIAPILALLGARLQQRESRYAVLFDLLVKLANAAVDSEKVAEKIADEARDDTPQALDAVWEEEQVKFFADQNCGESEISAHQRRFAGAVAPQYLNISNGGRH, encoded by the coding sequence ATGATTGAACTCGTCATTGTTTCGCGTCTGCTCGAGTACCCGGATGCTGCGCTTGCGCAGCATCAGCAGGAACTCTTTGATGCACTCGCGTCATCTGAAAACCTGGATAAAGACGATGCCCAGCGGCTTGGCGTTTTCCTCCGCGATCTGCTGGCGCGCGACCTTCTGGATGCCCAGTCGGACTACAGCCAGCTGTTTGACCGGGGGCGTGCGACCTCGTTGCTGCTGTTTGAACACGTCCACGGTGAATCCCGCGACCGCGGTCAGGCGATGGTGGACCTGATGGCCCAGTATGAACAGCACGGCCTGCAGCTCGACAGCCGCGAACTGCCGGACCATCTGCCGCTCTATCTGGAGTACCTGGCGCAGCTGCCGAAAGAGGAGGCGCTGGGCGGTCTGCAGGACATCGCGCCGATCCTGGCGCTGCTCGGCGCGCGTCTTCAGCAGCGCGAGAGCCGCTATGCGGTGCTGTTCGATCTGCTGGTGAAGCTGGCCAACGCCGCGGTCGACAGTGAAAAAGTGGCGGAGAAAATCGCGGATGAAGCCCGCGACGATACCCCACAGGCGCTGGATGCGGTCTGGGAAGAAGAGCAGGTGAAATTCTTTGCTGACCAGAACTGCGGCGAGTCTGAAATCTCCGCTCACCAGCGTCGCTTTGCCGGCGCGGTTGCCCCGCAATATTTGAATATCTCTAACGGAGGACGGCACTAA